One window of Vitis riparia cultivar Riparia Gloire de Montpellier isolate 1030 chromosome 5, EGFV_Vit.rip_1.0, whole genome shotgun sequence genomic DNA carries:
- the LOC117914307 gene encoding putative E3 ubiquitin-protein ligase XBAT35 isoform X1, which produces MGQQQSKDELLHQQVVYGNVEGIKALSREGAGLEWTDREGKTPLIVACMFSELFNVAKTLIELGANVNAYRPGRHAGTPLHHAAKKGLEETVNLLLSHGANALVMNDDCQTALDVARAKGHSRVVRVIESHICLFSGWLREFYGPGFLEVLAPQWVSRKVWVVILPCGSRKPTKPFKLELAIYSSLQDAQPRTTIALWKANMDEAKFEDPDPAVIILDNSTISRGRRRRRCYTSREARCKPRALRQTQIKLAPEKKSDSQQLQWFCNACKGIPQAMHPPAFLHNAQTPAVPPTAPPTAEDLELAMAINASIQSAMQEGPPLLDSPSSFENGASTSWNNSVNITNHNCPDALVGPVAPASSKASSSECVVHEAGPSTNSTQHIQIETHIPDIPVQASTASAPPIADEVVDDGPVQYPSIDSSPVDLTSPAFETSAAASEQSKEGGAASSCVICLDAPIEGACIPCGHMAGCMSCLNEIKAKKWGCPVCRAKIDQVVKLYFV; this is translated from the exons ATGGGACAACAGCAATCCAAGGACGAGTTGCTTCATCAGCAAGTCGTTTATGGCAACGTTGAAGGGATCAAAGCACTTTCCAGAGAAGGTGCAGGCCTTGAG TGGACCGACAGAGAAGGAAAGACTCCATTGATTGTGGCGTGCATGTTTTCTGAACTTTTCAATGTTGCAAAAACTTTGATTGAATTGGGTGCCAATGTGAACGCTTACCGTCCTG GACGTCATGCTGGAACTCCTTTACATCATGCGGCAAAAAAGGGGCTTGAGGAAACTGTGAACTTGCTTCTTTCACATGGAG CAAATGCATTAGTGATGAATGATGATTGTCAAACTGCACTTGATGTTGCTAGAGCAAAAGGGCACAGCAGAGTGGTCCGTGTGATTGAG AGCCATATTTGCTTGTTCTCCGGTTGGCTGCGTGAGTTCTATGGGCCAGGCTTTCTGGAAGTACTAGCTCCTCAATGGGTTTCAAGAAAAGT ttgggTTGTTATTTTACCATGTGGATCACGTAAGCCTACAAAGCCTTTCAAATTGGAGCTTGCTATATATTCTAGCTTGCAG GATGCCCAACCACGTACTACTATTGCACTGTGGAAAGCCAATATGGATGAAGCAAAGTTTGAAGATCCTGATCCTGCAGTGATAATTCTTGATAACTCCACCA TCTCAAGGGGCAGGAGGAGGAGACGATGCTACACCTCCCGAGAGGCGAGGTGTAAGCCTCGAGCGCTTAGGC AGACCCAGATTAAACTTGCACCTGAGAAAAAAAGCGACAGTCAGCAACTGCAATGGTTTTGTAATGCATGCAAGGGAATTCCACAG GCAATGCATCCTCCTGCATTTTTACATAATGCCCAGACTCCAGCTGTTCCACCCACTGCACCACCAACTGCAGAAGATTTAGAATTAGCAATGGCAATTAATGCCTCCATTCAGTCTGCTATGCAGGAGGGGCCACCTCTTCTTGATTCACcttcaagttttgaaaatggTGCATCCACCAGTTGGAATAATTCAGTGAATATCACTAATCACAATTGCCCAGATGCTTTAGTAGGACCAGTAGCACCTGCTTCTTCAAAAGCCAGTAGCAGTGAATGTGTAGTTCATGAAGCTGGCCCAAGCACCAATTCCACTCAGCATATCCAGATTGAGACTCACATTCCTGATATACCTGTCCAAGCCTCAACTGCATCAGCTCCACCAATTGCTGATGAGGTTGTAGATGATGGTCCGGTTCAGTATCCATCAATTGATTCCAGCCCTGTTGATTTGACTTCCCCAGCTTTTGAGACATCAGCTGCTGCATCAGAGCAGAGCAAAGAAGGTGGTGCTGCCTCATCGTGTGTCATATGTTTGGATGCTCCAATTGAGGGGGCTTGCATACCATGTGGCCATATGGCTGGATGCATGTCTTGTTTGAATGAAATCAAAGCCAAGAAGTGGGGTTGCCCTGTGTGTCGTGCCAAGATCGACCAGGTTGTAAAGCTGTATTTTGTTTAA
- the LOC117914307 gene encoding putative E3 ubiquitin-protein ligase XBAT35 isoform X2, with product MGQQQSKDELLHQQVVYGNVEGIKALSREGAGLEWTDREGKTPLIVACMFSELFNVAKTLIELGANVNAYRPGRHAGTPLHHAAKKGLEETVNLLLSHGANALVMNDDCQTALDVARAKGHSRVVRVIESHICLFSGWLREFYGPGFLEVLAPQWVSRKVWVVILPCGSRKPTKPFKLELAIYSSLQDAQPRTTIALWKANMDEAKFEDPDPAVIILDNSTKTQIKLAPEKKSDSQQLQWFCNACKGIPQAMHPPAFLHNAQTPAVPPTAPPTAEDLELAMAINASIQSAMQEGPPLLDSPSSFENGASTSWNNSVNITNHNCPDALVGPVAPASSKASSSECVVHEAGPSTNSTQHIQIETHIPDIPVQASTASAPPIADEVVDDGPVQYPSIDSSPVDLTSPAFETSAAASEQSKEGGAASSCVICLDAPIEGACIPCGHMAGCMSCLNEIKAKKWGCPVCRAKIDQVVKLYFV from the exons ATGGGACAACAGCAATCCAAGGACGAGTTGCTTCATCAGCAAGTCGTTTATGGCAACGTTGAAGGGATCAAAGCACTTTCCAGAGAAGGTGCAGGCCTTGAG TGGACCGACAGAGAAGGAAAGACTCCATTGATTGTGGCGTGCATGTTTTCTGAACTTTTCAATGTTGCAAAAACTTTGATTGAATTGGGTGCCAATGTGAACGCTTACCGTCCTG GACGTCATGCTGGAACTCCTTTACATCATGCGGCAAAAAAGGGGCTTGAGGAAACTGTGAACTTGCTTCTTTCACATGGAG CAAATGCATTAGTGATGAATGATGATTGTCAAACTGCACTTGATGTTGCTAGAGCAAAAGGGCACAGCAGAGTGGTCCGTGTGATTGAG AGCCATATTTGCTTGTTCTCCGGTTGGCTGCGTGAGTTCTATGGGCCAGGCTTTCTGGAAGTACTAGCTCCTCAATGGGTTTCAAGAAAAGT ttgggTTGTTATTTTACCATGTGGATCACGTAAGCCTACAAAGCCTTTCAAATTGGAGCTTGCTATATATTCTAGCTTGCAG GATGCCCAACCACGTACTACTATTGCACTGTGGAAAGCCAATATGGATGAAGCAAAGTTTGAAGATCCTGATCCTGCAGTGATAATTCTTGATAACTCCACCA AGACCCAGATTAAACTTGCACCTGAGAAAAAAAGCGACAGTCAGCAACTGCAATGGTTTTGTAATGCATGCAAGGGAATTCCACAG GCAATGCATCCTCCTGCATTTTTACATAATGCCCAGACTCCAGCTGTTCCACCCACTGCACCACCAACTGCAGAAGATTTAGAATTAGCAATGGCAATTAATGCCTCCATTCAGTCTGCTATGCAGGAGGGGCCACCTCTTCTTGATTCACcttcaagttttgaaaatggTGCATCCACCAGTTGGAATAATTCAGTGAATATCACTAATCACAATTGCCCAGATGCTTTAGTAGGACCAGTAGCACCTGCTTCTTCAAAAGCCAGTAGCAGTGAATGTGTAGTTCATGAAGCTGGCCCAAGCACCAATTCCACTCAGCATATCCAGATTGAGACTCACATTCCTGATATACCTGTCCAAGCCTCAACTGCATCAGCTCCACCAATTGCTGATGAGGTTGTAGATGATGGTCCGGTTCAGTATCCATCAATTGATTCCAGCCCTGTTGATTTGACTTCCCCAGCTTTTGAGACATCAGCTGCTGCATCAGAGCAGAGCAAAGAAGGTGGTGCTGCCTCATCGTGTGTCATATGTTTGGATGCTCCAATTGAGGGGGCTTGCATACCATGTGGCCATATGGCTGGATGCATGTCTTGTTTGAATGAAATCAAAGCCAAGAAGTGGGGTTGCCCTGTGTGTCGTGCCAAGATCGACCAGGTTGTAAAGCTGTATTTTGTTTAA